AGTAATTGTCTTGAGCAAAAGTGATCTGTGCAACAATGTGGAAGAACAGATCCGAAGTGTGGAAGGAATAGCCCCAGGTGTTGAAGTGCTTGCGATATCTGCAGTGGAGGGTCAAGGTAAATCCTTACTGGAACGATACTTGCAGCCAGGGCTGACTGTTGCGCTCACAGGATCTTCTGGCAGTGGCAAGTCTACGCTGGTGAACTGGATGATGGGTGAGGATGTGCAGCTTACGCAATCCGTCCGCGAGGGAGACAGTCGTGGGAGACATACGACAACACACCGGGAGATGTTTGTACTTCCACAGGGAGCCGTATTGATCGATACTCCAGGAATGCGCGAGCTTAATCTCTGGGATGAGGGCAATGATGGGCTGTCACATGCGTTTGGAGAAATTGAAGAACTTGCCGCCACGTGCCGATTTCTGGATTGCAGTCATACACGGGAAGCTGAATGTGCAGTGAAAGAGGCCATACAGGATGGTTCATTGGATGAAAAAAGACTGAATAATTATCTGAAAATGCAGAAGGAATTGCAATATCAGCAACGAAAGGAAGAAGTGGCATCCAGAAGGCGTACCGCTTCCAGCAAACCGGCCAATAGTCGCAAACCCAAGCACTCCCGTAGTGTGAAAGAGTGGGAGGAAGCCTGAAATCAGGCGGGCATCATCCGGCACCTTGCATAAGATAGGTCAGGAGGGATGTCATTATGCCGGATTACAGGATTATTGTAGATCTGTCTGACCACATGTTATATCTTCTGGATGGCAATCAGGTGATCAAGGGCTATCCCGTGGGCACTGGCAAGATGCTCACACAGACTCCAAACGGGGAGTTCACTATTGTTAACAAACAATCCAATCCAGGTGGGCCATTTGGCGTGTTGTGGATGGGGTTGTCTGCTCCCCATTATGGGATACACGGAACCAATGAGCCTTGGTCTATTGGCAAATCTGTCTCCCACGGTTGTATACGCATGTACAACTCGGATGTACTGGATCTGTCTTCCAAGGTATCTGTAGGCACTAGGGTAACGATCCGGCCGTAGGGCCGGATTTTACTTTATAAGAGGTAGTTCAATGGATCAATTTGGAATTATAGAAAGAAGAACATATAATATGGTAAAAATATGGCAGTTACGAGAGAAAGCGAGTGATAGCTATGCTGATCAGGCCAGCGCGTGAAGGGGATGCGCAGGGGATAGCTTATGTACATACGGAGAGTTGGAAAACAACGTATCGGGGAATTGTGCCTGACGATTTTTTGGATCATTTGACTATAGAGTCAAGATTGTCTCAGTGGGAGAAGACTATTCGTTCTGGCGAAAAGGATCAGATCCTGGTAGTAGCTGAACAGCCTGATGGGAACATTGTCGGATTTGCTTGTGGGGGTAAGGAGCGTGAAGGCAAATCACCTTATGATGGAGAGTTGTATGCTATATATTTGCTGAAGGAAGTGCAACAAACGGGGATAGGTCAGCAACTGGCGACACATGTCGTTCATCATCTGCAGACCCACAATATGAAACGTTTGATCATATGGGCTTTGGAGCGTAATTCAGCTTGCCACTTCTATGAAAAGATGGGAGGCACTCCAGTCCAGAAACAGTCCCTCCGCATTGGTGGTCAAGATCTGATCGAAGTTGGCTACGGATGGGAAGACTTGAGCCTCTTTGGAGAGAAGAGCCTGCCCGACTGTTGAAAGACGTCCAGATGGTGAGAGAATAGTGTGGGTTGTATTGTTTCCCTTAAGTTTAAAGAATGGAAGAGCTAATTCAGGTCTTAACGTTTGCGTAATTCTGAACAAGGTTAATGATGTATTACACCGTTGTGCAGGTGTGACATTTAATCTTGATCAGGAGGCGTATTCACATGACTTTAATGGACACTGAACATACAACATGGACGAAACAATATATTAATGGCAGCTGGGTAGATGGCTCCGGTGAGAAAACAATGGAGAATATCAATCCTTATACGGGAGAAGTTATTGCCACATGGCGTTCTTCCAATAAGAAAGACATAGATAAGGCTTATGAGTCAGCTCAGAAAAATTCAATTGAATGGGCGAAGTCATTACCTGCTGCGAAAGAAGAGGTATTGCGTAAAGTTTCATCCCTGATGGCGGAGCGAAAAGAGGAGATCATTCAACTGTTGATCACGGAATCCGGGAGTACCCGAATCAAATCGGAGGCGGAGTTTGCAGCGGCTAAACGCATTGTGGACGAAGCATCATCTTTTCCTTATCGCATGAAGGGTGAGATCATCCCGTCCAATACCCCTGGCAAAGAGAACCGTGTGGTTCGTGAGCCGAAGGGAGTGATTGGTGTTATCGGGCCATGGAATTTCCCTTTGCATCTATGCCTTCGATCTGTAGCCCCAGCGATTGCTCTTGGTAATGGTGTCGTGATTAAACCAGCATCAGACACTCCGATTACGGCAGGTTGGCTCATTGCCGATTTGTTTGAACAGGCTGGTCTGCCTAAGGGCGTGCTGAATGTCGTTGCGGGAAGTGGCAACGAGATCGGGGATTACTTTGTCGCTCATCCGGTTCCCAAAGTAATTTCATTCACGGGTTCCACAGAAGTTGGACAAGGGATCGGTAAACTGGCGGGTGAACATTTAAAAGAAACTGCACTGGAACTAGGTGGCAACAACGCCATGGTTGTGCTGGAAGATGCGGACATTGAACGTGCTGCCGAAGCGGCGGTCTTTGGCAAGTTTCTGCATCAGGGACAGATCTGCATGGCGCTGAATCGTATCATTGTGCATGCCGATATTTACGACCAATTCGTCGAATCATTTGTTGCCAAAACGAAGAATATCCAGGCAGGCGATCCGGCGGATGCCAAAACACTTGTGGGTCCTCTCATTCGGGAAAAAGAGGTAGAACGATTGCTGGAGCTTGTGAACAAAACCAAGGCCGAAGGTGCACGATTATTGCTCGGGGGGACCAGTAAAGGCAGTGTGCTGTCTCCTACTATACTTGCCGATGTTAAACCTGAACAAGATATCGTGCAGCAGGAATTATTCGGCCCCGTGGCAGTGATCATGAAGGCTCGAGATGAGCAGGAAGCTGTACGTTTGGCGAATGATACTCCTTATGGACTTAGTGGTTCCGTATTCACCAGCGATCTGAATCGAGGATATCGGGTTGCCCAGCGCATTGAATCGGGTATGGTGCATGTAAATGATCAGTCTGTGAACGATGAAGCGCATGTGATGTTTGGCGGTGAAAAAGCTTCAGGGATTGGACGTTTCGGTGGGGATTGGGCCATTGAGAAGTTTACACGTACGCGTTGGATCAGCATTCAGCACCAATATCGGGAATATCCGGGAGTGAAATAAGTCGAAAAAGAGTAAATTAGCAGGGGCAACTATGAATGATTAGAGTGGGTTACAAAAAGATCGACAAATCATGCGAAAGTCCGTCTCCAGCTTGGTGGGACGGGCTTTTTGCACAATATTACACCTCGGCAAAGTACGGCTTAAGATAAGAGTGGAAAAGCTGTTTGGGGCTGACGCTATCTGGTTATTTATGGATACACGGAAGAATCGATCCGTAAATCCAATGGCAAAGGGGCTTAAATTCATGTCCATTGACCGCTTTATTCTGAGGAAACTGAATACCTGTCAGGAAGAACATACACGTGCCAATTTGGTTCGGCTGTTTGTCATTCGTATTCGTAAAGCCGAGATTGCGGAAGAACATGATGCCGCCTATGTCCTGAGCAAACTGAACTGAGTGATGGCTGATAATAATTGCGATCCGCTGTTAACGTGTATACAACTCAAAAAAGGAAGCTTGTCTATAACGACAGCTTCCTTTTTCATGTCTTGTAATGACTGTGTCTTACTTGACTCCTTTTAATATAACGATAAAGCAAGGGAGTCGTTTTCACTTCGACTGTGGAGAATGGCTTCTCCATTAACAATCTCAATACTAATTAAAGAATGCAGACATTTTTGAATGGCGCGTTTACCGTTGCTAATTTTATGCTCAAGAGCACTGCTAAGCAATCTTAATGTCTTCTGCATAGGTTGTTTGTTTTCTTGATTAAAATATACAGGGATTGATTTGTTTTGAAAGGTTATTAGGGTTCTCACTTGAAATCACCTCACGGTTGTTATTTCATACAGCTAATATTAAATTCCAATGCTTAAAATTACCTTAAAATCAGCTTATGAAAACATAAAGGTGGGTAATGTTTGAAAAGTGTTCACAATTCAATTGTGAGCGAAGGAATAAAAGTCCTGAAAAACGTAACTTAATTACCATTTAAATGGAACGAAAAACGATAATTTTCGTATCCTCGCAATATTAAATTGCATAACTGCCACAAAAGTTCTGAGTCGAATGTACGATATTTTAATATATACGTGGGTCATATGTAACAAAATTACAAGTGGTACATTGCAAACAGGGTGTTTATGTAAGAAAATAGGGTTGATATAACGATTCATTCTCTTTTTTTTGATTTAATCTGACATTAGGACAATTTACATATGAGACCATGGGAGGGATTCGGATGATTCTAACCGTGTATTCCGGCCGCGAGGAAGGAGAATGGTTCGACATCGATGTTCCGGACGAATGTACCATTGAACATTTGAAGACATTACTCGGCGTTCGCATTTTTGGACAGGCACCGGGAGACGGCATTCAGTACATCCTTGAAGCCAAGTTTCCGGAAGGTCTGTGGTTCTCTCCGCAGAACGCACAGCAGTTAATGGAAACAGGGTTGCGACAAGGCAGTTGCGTACGTGTCCAGCGGGCTTTTTCAACAACTTCGGAAGAAGCGCCTGTATATGGAAGACGTTCATTGTTTCAGCAGGACAGCAACGAATAGGGCTTTTGAACGTATACATTCATTATTGAACGAACTAAAGGAGGTCTTCTCTTCGTGAATGTGTTATATCAGCGTTCTCCAAGAATGACACCGGTTCTCAAGGAAGAGAGACTCGAAATACTCAGGCCTCCAACAGAACCGAGCAAACCCACGTTTTCCATGATATCCATTATTGTGCCGATCATGATGACTATGGTCAGCATTGGTTTCTACGTATATATCAATATGACCGGCAAAATGAATAACAGCAATTATATGATGTTTCAGATGATGACGGTCATGATGATGCTTACTTCTTACACCATTCCATTCTTCGTGTATCTGAGCAACAAGAAATCATATCGCAAAAAATTGGAAGAACGAAAAATAATGTATCTTGCCCAACTGGACAAACACCGGGAAGAACTGAAAGAAGCTCAGGCGGAGCAAGTGAAGAGTCTATACGAAATTCATGGTGATCCGGGTGTGTGTCTTCAAGTGGTGAAGAACCGGAACAGTTCCTTGTGGGAGCGTTCACCAGAGGATGATGATTTCCTTCAGGTGCGCATTGGTACGGGAGAGATTCCATTCCGAATCAAACTTCAGGTTCCGCGGATTGATGGTTACGAGAAGGATGAGCTGATTGAAGCGGCCCATGAACTTGCGGCTGGATTCCAGACGGTACCGGATGCTTCCATTACATTGCCTTTGTTCCAATCGAAGGTTATGGGACTTGTCGGTGATCGGGAGGAAGTACTAGCTTCCCTGCGAGTCATCATCTCACAACTGACGGTACGCCATTCCCCGGATGAACTGAAGCTTGCTGCTTTCT
This Paenibacillus xylanexedens DNA region includes the following protein-coding sequences:
- a CDS encoding GNAT family N-acetyltransferase is translated as MLIRPAREGDAQGIAYVHTESWKTTYRGIVPDDFLDHLTIESRLSQWEKTIRSGEKDQILVVAEQPDGNIVGFACGGKEREGKSPYDGELYAIYLLKEVQQTGIGQQLATHVVHHLQTHNMKRLIIWALERNSACHFYEKMGGTPVQKQSLRIGGQDLIEVGYGWEDLSLFGEKSLPDC
- a CDS encoding aldehyde dehydrogenase family protein, which translates into the protein MTLMDTEHTTWTKQYINGSWVDGSGEKTMENINPYTGEVIATWRSSNKKDIDKAYESAQKNSIEWAKSLPAAKEEVLRKVSSLMAERKEEIIQLLITESGSTRIKSEAEFAAAKRIVDEASSFPYRMKGEIIPSNTPGKENRVVREPKGVIGVIGPWNFPLHLCLRSVAPAIALGNGVVIKPASDTPITAGWLIADLFEQAGLPKGVLNVVAGSGNEIGDYFVAHPVPKVISFTGSTEVGQGIGKLAGEHLKETALELGGNNAMVVLEDADIERAAEAAVFGKFLHQGQICMALNRIIVHADIYDQFVESFVAKTKNIQAGDPADAKTLVGPLIREKEVERLLELVNKTKAEGARLLLGGTSKGSVLSPTILADVKPEQDIVQQELFGPVAVIMKARDEQEAVRLANDTPYGLSGSVFTSDLNRGYRVAQRIESGMVHVNDQSVNDEAHVMFGGEKASGIGRFGGDWAIEKFTRTRWISIQHQYREYPGVK
- a CDS encoding L,D-transpeptidase, which encodes MPDYRIIVDLSDHMLYLLDGNQVIKGYPVGTGKMLTQTPNGEFTIVNKQSNPGGPFGVLWMGLSAPHYGIHGTNEPWSIGKSVSHGCIRMYNSDVLDLSSKVSVGTRVTIRP
- the rsgA gene encoding ribosome small subunit-dependent GTPase A, with amino-acid sequence MFTRLERSKQLILGGIFILDNHIEKYGWSAKWQELWQETGMEEQEKKPARIIADHGHLQRLITEEGECWGRISGRMRHDSLETSLAPAVGDWVAITGQAGEEAIIHNLVPRRSRVSRQAAGPVTKEQLIAANVDTLLIVAALNHDFNLRRLERYVMMAWNGGVRPVIVLSKSDLCNNVEEQIRSVEGIAPGVEVLAISAVEGQGKSLLERYLQPGLTVALTGSSGSGKSTLVNWMMGEDVQLTQSVREGDSRGRHTTTHREMFVLPQGAVLIDTPGMRELNLWDEGNDGLSHAFGEIEELAATCRFLDCSHTREAECAVKEAIQDGSLDEKRLNNYLKMQKELQYQQRKEEVASRRRTASSKPANSRKPKHSRSVKEWEEA